Proteins encoded by one window of Acetivibrio thermocellus ATCC 27405:
- the fliK gene encoding flagellar hook-length control protein FliK: MRIESSENVLIQQTGALDILSRLDTGDTLRARVVDITANELLLKLFDGTLINAGTMTPIDAKKGELLDFIVKNKVNNQLFLEIMKDGVQNAAQPNVEDEIKNKLAQLGIKPDRRNMETAAELRANGTQLNAENITKVVDAVLRFKNLGIAKAAYLVSNNIIPEEKSITSLNRFVEGRVRLSSELLDLASSLAEIQDKDVAFAILKKLNAMDYPFQKSGETSDVSTSPIHYENGKIYNSQKNWHIEGNVAQKSEKEHWSRKPELSRNGNIGTENLDKTVKNVDIEGNEILQLKKKTADFVNYKENIEKSEKELADFLNVILASQGSRSAGKGRSETNNVAQVIKKSFEKMFAKINEEVEGRDINVKEFYRDIYKKLEIVRKVLEETDIPGKQEILNKVDNIKSDINFLNELNKHTVYFQIPLKIFDKNTNGELYILKRNNGRKRIDPQNATVFLSLDTENLGQVDSLISVNKKNVSLNFRLEKNEIIDYIKENYIQLYEGLAKKGYKLVDIKYRLIDEKVNLLNAREVLEKEIERTRNRGFDCKI, from the coding sequence GTGAGAATAGAAAGCTCGGAAAATGTATTAATTCAACAGACCGGAGCTTTGGACATACTTTCGCGGCTTGATACGGGAGATACCTTGAGAGCAAGGGTAGTTGACATTACTGCAAATGAGCTGCTCCTAAAGCTGTTTGACGGAACATTGATAAATGCCGGTACTATGACTCCCATAGATGCCAAAAAGGGAGAGTTGCTTGATTTTATTGTAAAAAACAAAGTGAACAATCAATTGTTTTTGGAAATCATGAAGGATGGCGTTCAAAATGCCGCTCAGCCCAATGTTGAGGACGAAATTAAAAACAAGCTTGCACAGCTTGGCATAAAGCCTGACAGAAGAAATATGGAGACGGCGGCTGAACTTCGTGCCAATGGAACTCAGCTTAATGCTGAAAACATTACCAAAGTTGTTGATGCGGTGCTTAGGTTTAAAAACCTTGGCATTGCAAAAGCAGCCTATCTTGTTTCAAACAATATTATTCCCGAAGAAAAAAGTATAACAAGTCTAAATAGATTTGTCGAGGGCAGAGTGAGATTGAGTTCTGAGCTTTTAGATCTGGCTTCAAGTCTTGCAGAGATTCAGGATAAAGATGTGGCTTTTGCCATCTTAAAAAAGCTTAATGCCATGGATTATCCTTTTCAAAAGAGCGGAGAAACTTCTGATGTCAGCACTTCCCCTATTCATTATGAAAACGGAAAAATTTATAACAGCCAAAAGAATTGGCATATTGAAGGGAATGTGGCTCAAAAAAGTGAAAAGGAGCATTGGAGCCGTAAGCCTGAATTGTCCCGAAATGGCAATATAGGTACAGAAAATTTGGATAAAACAGTGAAAAATGTTGACATAGAGGGAAATGAGATATTACAATTAAAGAAAAAAACTGCTGATTTTGTTAATTACAAAGAAAACATAGAGAAATCTGAAAAAGAGCTTGCGGACTTTTTAAATGTGATTCTGGCTTCACAAGGAAGCAGAAGCGCCGGCAAAGGCCGTTCTGAAACTAATAATGTGGCTCAAGTTATAAAAAAATCCTTTGAAAAGATGTTTGCAAAAATTAATGAGGAAGTTGAAGGCAGAGATATTAATGTAAAGGAATTTTACAGAGATATTTATAAAAAGCTTGAAATAGTCCGCAAAGTTTTAGAAGAGACCGACATCCCAGGTAAACAAGAGATTTTAAACAAAGTTGACAACATTAAGAGCGATATAAATTTTTTAAATGAGTTAAACAAACATACCGTATATTTTCAGATACCTCTGAAAATATTTGACAAGAATACTAACGGTGAGCTTTATATATTGAAAAGAAACAACGGAAGAAAAAGAATTGATCCGCAAAATGCCACTGTGTTTTTGTCATTGGATACGGAAAATTTGGGACAAGTGGACTCTCTTATCAGTGTAAACAAAAAGAATGTCAGCCTCAATTTTAGGCTTGAAAAAAATGAAATCATAGATTATATCAAAGAAAACTATATTCAGCTTTATGAAGGATTGGCCAAAAAAGGCTATAAACTTGTGGATATCAAATACAGGCTTATAGATGAAAAGGTAAATCTGTTAAATGCCCGGGAGGTTTTGGAAAAAGAAATA
- a CDS encoding ribonuclease HII — translation MVQKKMGNMTVKQIEKSVEGLDLDKALEKLYCLKAEFGDRVDKIIEKYEKKKLKYEKELNRYLEMCIYEKEAYQRGYKLIAGIDEAGRGPLAGPVVAAAVILPQDVFIEGLNDSKKLTENQREKLFDVINDKAIGVGIGIVDEKQIDEINILNATKKAMKLAVGNLKPVPDILFIDSLKLDDINIEQNSIVKGDAKSVSIAAASIIAKVTRDRILREMDKKYPMYGFARHKGYGTGEHIEAIKKYGICPIHRVSFTKNFIV, via the coding sequence ATGGTGCAGAAGAAGATGGGAAATATGACTGTCAAACAAATTGAGAAGTCCGTGGAAGGTTTGGACCTGGATAAGGCTTTGGAAAAGCTTTATTGCCTTAAGGCTGAGTTTGGAGACAGGGTTGACAAAATCATAGAAAAGTATGAAAAGAAAAAACTTAAATATGAAAAAGAACTGAATAGATACCTGGAAATGTGCATATATGAAAAAGAGGCTTATCAGAGAGGCTACAAATTGATTGCCGGGATTGATGAGGCGGGGCGCGGCCCACTTGCAGGTCCCGTTGTAGCTGCTGCGGTTATCCTTCCCCAGGATGTTTTCATAGAAGGCCTTAATGATTCAAAAAAGCTAACTGAGAATCAAAGGGAAAAGCTTTTTGACGTAATTAATGATAAAGCGATCGGAGTGGGCATAGGGATTGTGGATGAAAAGCAAATTGATGAAATAAATATTCTGAATGCCACGAAAAAAGCAATGAAACTGGCTGTTGGCAATCTAAAGCCTGTCCCGGACATTCTTTTTATTGATTCTTTAAAACTTGACGATATAAATATTGAACAAAATTCCATAGTAAAAGGCGATGCAAAAAGCGTGTCCATTGCGGCGGCGTCAATTATAGCAAAGGTTACAAGGGACCGTATACTAAGAGAAATGGATAAAAAATACCCAATGTATGGATTTGCCAGGCATAAAGGTTACGGTACCGGCGAACATATAGAAGCTATTAAGAAATACGGTATTTGTCCGATACATAGAGTAAGCTTTACAAAGAACTTCATAGTATAG